In the genome of Drosophila pseudoobscura strain MV-25-SWS-2005 chromosome 3, UCI_Dpse_MV25, whole genome shotgun sequence, one region contains:
- the LOC26532494 gene encoding uncharacterized protein, whose protein sequence is MRLLQTLLTRMSRLGGSVAWRSSTQNQAAGSRVKRRPTTSNTLADRRFAQNLSGDLKKPGSSSLASMREFFMHPHTWDRNNGYFNVVLALSIFGFCFFNSCSPSEEKVAAANEVAPPKK, encoded by the coding sequence ATGCGTCTTCTCCAGACTCTGCTCACGAGGATGTCGCGCCTGGGAGGCAGCGTCGCCTGGCGATCCTCGACTCAGAATCAGGCCGCCGGCTCCAGAGTGAAGCGCCGACCGACTACGAGCAATACTTTGGCAGATCGTCGCTTCGCACAGAACCTGAGCGGAGATCTGAAGAAGCCAGGCTCGTCCTCTCTAGCGTCGATGCGCGAGTTCTTCATGCATCCCCATACTTGGGACCGCAACAACGGCTACTTCAACGTGGTGCTGGCCCTGTCCATATTCGGGTTCTGCTTCTTCAACTCATGCTCCCCCAGCGAGGAGAAGGTCGCCGCAGCTAACGAAGTGGCCCCGCCCAAGAAGTGA
- the Ndg gene encoding nidogen isoform X1, which produces MMYLSNKLCSWLLLVVCCSSILVSGQYEHYLDSLRSNELYEFVDDGSSGSIQFLPKGDSERTLLQLEQPISFYGEQYEQLYINTNGILTFNVEFPEYLNQPFPLEYPSIAAFYSNVDTSNSGDETSVSIFQTKDPATLDRASQLVRYAFSEQAAFEAEQVVVATWQNVGYFDSKTDKVNTFQVALIANEQQTFVQFIYPEGGLNWLQGESLGNGLPDIRAQAGFVAEDGRYYSLNGSGSENARFLSESTNLGVSGVWLFEVAPVAAQQNVRAPDNAETRTESPALAQSCHALGHQCHDKAQCHDKAEGYCCACEPGFYGNGKACLANDLPIRVTGTLSGELNGRPVDEQAKLQSYVVTTDARSYTTINPLSVEQGAQIRLILPLLTTVPWLFAKSVNGASNGYQLTGGDYEHISRIQFESGETLHVNQTFQGLNYWDQLAVKIEIYGEVPTIQSGATLHLPDYIDEYRFVRPGELQSVQTHQLELVDDQRVISFQVDQRILYQSCLRDDEADPSDTSVMQKVSKIALDFVERDQALRISAMSKIGVDAESNACTDGTGQCVENSVCVPYEDTYRCDCRHGYAAQLDERGLEVCVDVDECALGTHVCDENALCENNEGGFTCFCSEGYQGNGYRCLSNSSDSTADNIEYSTPANQVVDEPSSEADSDSESDANANANANPDPNPYPYPYPSEEEQGPTHSDECYRCSPDADCYEGRCACREGFSGDGYQCSNLCGHDEAWEHGRCVPILLELEVDPSCDFLGNCRCPEGYLISEDGQICRYTLDADLEKNGDLVPCDVDANCHINATCVWYEHELRHICTCNAGFSGDGYACEPIDDSCAIKPEICDAHATCNYNDQQGKSECVCERRYEGDGYRCQLAPECESAEHCGENAFCDSGVCQCQEDYERDVSDRCVPAGRCGAVFCGSNAICKWDSVQSVQYCDCLEGYQGDALAGCLSKPTPCNVRNTCGIHATCEPTEDPANYECQCIAGYHGDGYVCIEEQNCLNNPTLCDMNAKCHSTNSGLVCACNQGFYGNGSTCFERQQHDSDFLIVSQGVVIVRVPLNGRNVLPISVASMAIGLDKDCVEGRVYWGDISAKKIVSAKYDGTDARPFITTDIESPEGIAIDVISRRLYWTDSVKDTIEVASLDDPTLRAVVINKQLVNPRGIAVDPYREKLFWSDWDRSSPKIEFSDLDGTGRELLLGHDAVTLPNSLVVLENTGELCYADAGSKKVECIHPQNRETRTISNELSYPFGLTFTHDQFYWTDWTTKKLESVDALGTRQKPIQTPFFGSHKMYGMTVVEQNCPQYQSPCQINNGGCTDARLCLVNRKAPSGKSCKCTSASTGCSLQPSPYPGY; this is translated from the exons ATGATGTACTTAAGCAACAAACTGTgttcctggctgctgctggtggtgtgctgcagctccatCCTGGTCAGCGGACAGTACGAACACTATCTGGACAGCCTGCGCTCCAATGAGCTGTACGAGTTCGTCGACGACGGCTCCTCGGGCAGCATCCAGTTCCTGCCCAAGGGCGACAGCGAACGCACCCTCCTGCAACTGGAGCAGCCCATCAGCTTCTATGGCGAGCAGTACGAGCAGCTCTAT ATCAATACCAATGGAATCCTCACGTTCAACGTGGAATTCCCCGAGTACTTGAACCAGCCTTTCCCACTCGAGTACCCCTCGATAGCCGCCTTCTACTCGAACGTGGACACATCAAACAGCGGGGATGAGACCTCCGTCTCCATATTCCAGACCAAGGACCCTGCCACCCTGGACAGAGCCTCGCAGCTGGTGCGCTACGCCTTCAGCGAACAGGCCGCGTTCGAGGCGGAACAGGTGGTTGTGGCCACTTGGCAGAACGTAGGCTACTTCGACTCCAAGACGGACAAAGTGAACACCTTCCAGGTGGCCCTGATAGCCAATGAGCAGCAGACCTTCGTGCAGTTCATCTACCCGGAGGGCGGCCTCAACTGGCTCCAGGGCGAGTCGTTGGGCAATGGACTGCCCGATATCCGAGCTCAGGCTGGATTCGTGGCTGAGGACGGACGCTACTACAGCCTCAACGGATCCGGATCGGAGAAT GCCCGTTTCCTTAGCGAGAGCACCAACCTGGGAGTGTCCGGAGTCTGGCTGTTCGAGGTGGCTCCGGTGGCAGCACAGCAGAACGTACGGGCCCCCGACAACGCCGAGACGCGCACAGAGTCGCCTGCTTTGGCCCAGAGCTGCCACGCTCTTGGACATCAGTGCCACGACAAGGCTCAATGCCACGACAAGGCCGAGGGATACTGCTGCGCCTGTGAGCCGGGCTTCTACGGAAACGGAAAGGCTTGTCTGGCCAACGACCTGCCCATCCGGGTGACGGGCACGCTCTCGGGCGAGTTAAATGGCCGTCCAGTCGACGAGCAGGCCAAGCTGCAATCATACGTTGTCACCACCGATGCCAGGTCCTACACGACAATCAATCCGCTGAGCGTGGAGCAGGGAGCTCAGATCCGCCTGATCCTGCCGCTGCTCACGACCGTGCCCTGGCTTTTCGCCAAGTCGGTGAATGGGGCCTCCAATGGCTACCAGCTGACGGGCGGCGACTACGAGCACATCTCGCGCATCCAGTTCGAGTCGGGAGAGACGTTGCACGTGAACCAGACCTTCCAGGGCCTCAACTACTGGGACCAGCTGGCGGTAAAAATCGAAATCTACGGCGAGGTGCCGACCATCCAGTCGGGCGCCACTCTCCACCTGCCCGACTACATCGATGAGTACCGCTTCGTACGGCCCGGAGAGCTGCAATCGGTGCAGACGCACCAGCTTGAGCTGGTGGACGACCAGCGCGTCATCAGCTTCCAGGTGGACCAGCGCATCCTGTACCAGAGCTGTCTGCGCGACGACGAGGCGGACCCCTCCGACACCAGCGTCATGCAGAAGGTATCCAAGATCGCCCTGGACTTTGTGGAGCGTGACCAGGCGCTGCGCATAAGCGCCATGAGCAAGATAGGGGTGGACGCGGAGTCCAATGCCTGCACGGACGGCACTGGCCAGTGCGTGGAGAACTCCGTGTGCGTGCCCTATGAGGATACCTACCGCTGCGACTGTCGCCACGGCTACGCGGCCCAGCTGGACGAGCGCGGCCTCGAGGTTTGTGTGGATGTGGACGAGTGCGCCCTGGGTACCCATGTGTGCGACGAGAACGCTCTGTGCGAGAACAACGAGGGCGGATTCACCTGCTTCTGCTCCGAGGGATATCAGGGTAACGGCTACAGGTGCCTGTCCAACAGCAGTGACAGCACCGCCGACAACATCGAGTACTCCACCCCAGCGAACCAGGTTGTCGACGAACCTAGCTCCGAagccgattccgattccgagtcTGATGctaatgccaatgccaatgccaatcccGATCCCAACCCCTATCCCTACCCCTATCCCAGTGAGGAGGAACAAGGGCCCACACATTCGGATGAGTGCTAT CGCTGCTCACCCGATGCCGACTGCTACGAGGGGCGTTGCGCATGTCGTGAAGGCTTCTCCGGCGATGGGTACCAGTGCTCCAATCTGTGCGGCCATGACGAGGCCTGGGAGCACGGACGCTGCGTTCCCAtcctgctggagctggaggtggacCCGTCGTGCGATTTTCTTGGCAACTGCCGCTGCCCGGAGGGCTACCTAATCTCCGAAGATGGTCAGATTTGTCGCTATACTCTGGATGCCGATTTGGAGAAGAATGGAGACTTGG TTCCTTGCGATGTGGACGCCAACTGCCATATCAATGCCACTTGTGTCTGGTACGAGCACGAGCTGCGCCACATCTGCACCTGCAACGCCGGCTTCAGCGGCGACGGCTACGCCTGTGAGCCCATCGACGACTCCTGCGCTATT AAACCCGAAATCTGCGACGCCCATGCCACGTGCAACTACAACGACCAACAGGGCAAGTCCGAGTGCGTGTGCGAGCGCCGCTACGAGGGCGATGGATACCGCTGCCAGCTGGCGCCGGAGTGCGAGTCCGCGGAGCACTGCGGGGAGAACGCCTTCTGTGACTCGGGCGTTTGCCAGTGCCAGGAGGACTACGAGCGGGATGTGAGCGACAGGTGTGTGCCGGCCGGCCGTTGCGGGGCCGTCTTCTGTGGGTCCAACGCCATCTGCAAATGGGACTCGGTGCAGAGCGTCCAGTACTGCGACTGCCTCGAGGGCTATCAGGGGGACGCACTGGCGGGGTGCCTGAGCAAACCCACGCCCTGCAATGTGAGGAACACCTGCGGCATCCATGCCACCTGCGAGCCAACCGA GGATCCTGCGAATTATGAGTGCCAGTGCATCGCCGGCTACCACGGCGACGGCTACGTGTGCATCGAGGAGCAGAACTGCCTCAACAACCCCACGCTCTGCGACATGAACGCCAAGTGCCACTCGACCAACTCTGGCCTGGTCTGCGCGTGCAATCAAG GTTTCTATGGAAACGGCTCCACCTGCTTCGAGCGCCAGCAGCATGACTCGGACTTCCTCATCGTCAGCCAGGGAGTGGTCATTGTCCGAGTACCTCTCAACGGACGAAATGTCCTGCCCATATCGGTGGCCTCGATGGCAATCGGCCTGGACAAGGACTGCGTGGAGGGTCGCGTCTACTGGGGCGACATCTCGGCCAAGAAGATTGTGAGTGCCAAGTACGATGGCACCGACgcccgtcccttcattaccactG ATATCGAGTCTCCTGAGGGCATTGCCATAGATGTCATTTCTCGTCGCCTATACTGGACTGACTCCGTAAAGGACACCATTGAGGTGGCCAGCCTGGACGATCCCACGCTGCGTGCGGTGGTTATCAACAAGCAGCTGGTGAATCCCCGCGGCATTGCCGTGGATCCCTACAGAGA GAAACTCTTCTGGTCGGACTGGGACCGCTCCTCGCCCAAGATTGAGTTCTCGGACTTGGACGGCACTGGgcgggagctgctgctgggccacGATGCTGTCACCCTGCCGAATTCTCTGGTAGTGCTGGAGAACACGGGCGAGCTGTGCTACGCCGATGCCGGAAGCAAGAAAGTGGAGTGCATCCATCCCCAGAACCGCGAGACCCGCACCATCTCCAACGAGCTGTCCTATCCGTTTGGCCTCACCTTCACCCATGATCAGTTTTACTGGACCGACTGGACTAC CAAAAAACTGGAGAGCGTGGATGCCCTGGGTACCCGCCAGAAGCCAATACAGACCCCGTTCTTTGGCAGCCACAAGATGTACGGCATGACGGTCGTGGAGCAGAACTGTCCGCAGTACCAGAGCCCCTGCCAGATCAACAACGGCGGCTGCACAGACGCCCGGCTCTGTCTGGTGAACCGCAAGGCTCCTTCGGGCAAGAGCTGCAAGTGCACCAGCGCCTCCACCGGCTGCAGTCTGCAGCCATCGCCCTATCCCGGCTACTAA
- the Obp46a gene encoding uncharacterized protein Obp46a, with product MRLQRVAVDALWLLLCCGWAMAKPAPELDEDCEQNSIDTMHDFCCDLHDESPHFSDCQMDWHEKIHYRTEQEEQTYMFCTAECTFNSTDFVGSNRQSLDLAAVREHLESELANDEDEALLYQTYSQCEKHALSLLPHKSVKLLAKRMASFGCHPFAGLVMECVANEMILNCPARRFHQTPQCVETRNQLRQCKQSLKYIS from the exons ATGAGACTCCAACGGGTGGCCGTGGACGCACTCTGGCTACTCCTCTGCTGCGGCTGGGCGATGGCCAAGCCCGCCCCTGAACTGGACGAGGATTGCGAACAGAATTCCATCGATACAATG CACGACTTTTGCTGCGATCTGCACGACGAAAGCCCCCATTTCAGCGACTGCCAGATGGATTGGCACGAGAAGATCCACTACAGGACGGAACAGGAGGAGCAGACGTACATGTTT TGCACCGCCGAATGCACTTTCAATAGCACCGATTTCGTGGGCAGCAATCGCCAGTCGCTGGATCTCGCAGCGGTTCGGGAACATTTGGAGAGCGAACTGGCCaacgatgaggatgaggccCTGCTCTATCAGACATACAGCCAGTGCGAAAAACACG CCCTCTCGTTGCTGCCCCACAAGAGCGTTAAGTTGCTGGCCAAGCGCATGGCTAGTTTCGGATGCCATCCGTTTGCCGGTCTTGTCATGGAGTGTGTGGCCAACGAGATGATCCTAAACTGCCCGGCCAGGCGCTTCCATCAGACGCCGCAGTGTGTGGAGACCCGCAACCAGCTGCGCCAATGCAAGCAGTCCCTGAAGTACATATCCTAA
- the Ndg gene encoding nidogen isoform X2: MGWDGMGWQERRRRGLFEVPYGSQINTNGILTFNVEFPEYLNQPFPLEYPSIAAFYSNVDTSNSGDETSVSIFQTKDPATLDRASQLVRYAFSEQAAFEAEQVVVATWQNVGYFDSKTDKVNTFQVALIANEQQTFVQFIYPEGGLNWLQGESLGNGLPDIRAQAGFVAEDGRYYSLNGSGSENARFLSESTNLGVSGVWLFEVAPVAAQQNVRAPDNAETRTESPALAQSCHALGHQCHDKAQCHDKAEGYCCACEPGFYGNGKACLANDLPIRVTGTLSGELNGRPVDEQAKLQSYVVTTDARSYTTINPLSVEQGAQIRLILPLLTTVPWLFAKSVNGASNGYQLTGGDYEHISRIQFESGETLHVNQTFQGLNYWDQLAVKIEIYGEVPTIQSGATLHLPDYIDEYRFVRPGELQSVQTHQLELVDDQRVISFQVDQRILYQSCLRDDEADPSDTSVMQKVSKIALDFVERDQALRISAMSKIGVDAESNACTDGTGQCVENSVCVPYEDTYRCDCRHGYAAQLDERGLEVCVDVDECALGTHVCDENALCENNEGGFTCFCSEGYQGNGYRCLSNSSDSTADNIEYSTPANQVVDEPSSEADSDSESDANANANANPDPNPYPYPYPSEEEQGPTHSDECYRCSPDADCYEGRCACREGFSGDGYQCSNLCGHDEAWEHGRCVPILLELEVDPSCDFLGNCRCPEGYLISEDGQICRYTLDADLEKNGDLVPCDVDANCHINATCVWYEHELRHICTCNAGFSGDGYACEPIDDSCAIKPEICDAHATCNYNDQQGKSECVCERRYEGDGYRCQLAPECESAEHCGENAFCDSGVCQCQEDYERDVSDRCVPAGRCGAVFCGSNAICKWDSVQSVQYCDCLEGYQGDALAGCLSKPTPCNVRNTCGIHATCEPTEDPANYECQCIAGYHGDGYVCIEEQNCLNNPTLCDMNAKCHSTNSGLVCACNQGFYGNGSTCFERQQHDSDFLIVSQGVVIVRVPLNGRNVLPISVASMAIGLDKDCVEGRVYWGDISAKKIVSAKYDGTDARPFITTDIESPEGIAIDVISRRLYWTDSVKDTIEVASLDDPTLRAVVINKQLVNPRGIAVDPYREKLFWSDWDRSSPKIEFSDLDGTGRELLLGHDAVTLPNSLVVLENTGELCYADAGSKKVECIHPQNRETRTISNELSYPFGLTFTHDQFYWTDWTTKKLESVDALGTRQKPIQTPFFGSHKMYGMTVVEQNCPQYQSPCQINNGGCTDARLCLVNRKAPSGKSCKCTSASTGCSLQPSPYPGY, translated from the exons atgggatgggatggaatgggatggcaGGAGAGGCGGCGGAGAGGGCTCTTTGAAGTGCCATATGGAAGCCAA ATCAATACCAATGGAATCCTCACGTTCAACGTGGAATTCCCCGAGTACTTGAACCAGCCTTTCCCACTCGAGTACCCCTCGATAGCCGCCTTCTACTCGAACGTGGACACATCAAACAGCGGGGATGAGACCTCCGTCTCCATATTCCAGACCAAGGACCCTGCCACCCTGGACAGAGCCTCGCAGCTGGTGCGCTACGCCTTCAGCGAACAGGCCGCGTTCGAGGCGGAACAGGTGGTTGTGGCCACTTGGCAGAACGTAGGCTACTTCGACTCCAAGACGGACAAAGTGAACACCTTCCAGGTGGCCCTGATAGCCAATGAGCAGCAGACCTTCGTGCAGTTCATCTACCCGGAGGGCGGCCTCAACTGGCTCCAGGGCGAGTCGTTGGGCAATGGACTGCCCGATATCCGAGCTCAGGCTGGATTCGTGGCTGAGGACGGACGCTACTACAGCCTCAACGGATCCGGATCGGAGAAT GCCCGTTTCCTTAGCGAGAGCACCAACCTGGGAGTGTCCGGAGTCTGGCTGTTCGAGGTGGCTCCGGTGGCAGCACAGCAGAACGTACGGGCCCCCGACAACGCCGAGACGCGCACAGAGTCGCCTGCTTTGGCCCAGAGCTGCCACGCTCTTGGACATCAGTGCCACGACAAGGCTCAATGCCACGACAAGGCCGAGGGATACTGCTGCGCCTGTGAGCCGGGCTTCTACGGAAACGGAAAGGCTTGTCTGGCCAACGACCTGCCCATCCGGGTGACGGGCACGCTCTCGGGCGAGTTAAATGGCCGTCCAGTCGACGAGCAGGCCAAGCTGCAATCATACGTTGTCACCACCGATGCCAGGTCCTACACGACAATCAATCCGCTGAGCGTGGAGCAGGGAGCTCAGATCCGCCTGATCCTGCCGCTGCTCACGACCGTGCCCTGGCTTTTCGCCAAGTCGGTGAATGGGGCCTCCAATGGCTACCAGCTGACGGGCGGCGACTACGAGCACATCTCGCGCATCCAGTTCGAGTCGGGAGAGACGTTGCACGTGAACCAGACCTTCCAGGGCCTCAACTACTGGGACCAGCTGGCGGTAAAAATCGAAATCTACGGCGAGGTGCCGACCATCCAGTCGGGCGCCACTCTCCACCTGCCCGACTACATCGATGAGTACCGCTTCGTACGGCCCGGAGAGCTGCAATCGGTGCAGACGCACCAGCTTGAGCTGGTGGACGACCAGCGCGTCATCAGCTTCCAGGTGGACCAGCGCATCCTGTACCAGAGCTGTCTGCGCGACGACGAGGCGGACCCCTCCGACACCAGCGTCATGCAGAAGGTATCCAAGATCGCCCTGGACTTTGTGGAGCGTGACCAGGCGCTGCGCATAAGCGCCATGAGCAAGATAGGGGTGGACGCGGAGTCCAATGCCTGCACGGACGGCACTGGCCAGTGCGTGGAGAACTCCGTGTGCGTGCCCTATGAGGATACCTACCGCTGCGACTGTCGCCACGGCTACGCGGCCCAGCTGGACGAGCGCGGCCTCGAGGTTTGTGTGGATGTGGACGAGTGCGCCCTGGGTACCCATGTGTGCGACGAGAACGCTCTGTGCGAGAACAACGAGGGCGGATTCACCTGCTTCTGCTCCGAGGGATATCAGGGTAACGGCTACAGGTGCCTGTCCAACAGCAGTGACAGCACCGCCGACAACATCGAGTACTCCACCCCAGCGAACCAGGTTGTCGACGAACCTAGCTCCGAagccgattccgattccgagtcTGATGctaatgccaatgccaatgccaatcccGATCCCAACCCCTATCCCTACCCCTATCCCAGTGAGGAGGAACAAGGGCCCACACATTCGGATGAGTGCTAT CGCTGCTCACCCGATGCCGACTGCTACGAGGGGCGTTGCGCATGTCGTGAAGGCTTCTCCGGCGATGGGTACCAGTGCTCCAATCTGTGCGGCCATGACGAGGCCTGGGAGCACGGACGCTGCGTTCCCAtcctgctggagctggaggtggacCCGTCGTGCGATTTTCTTGGCAACTGCCGCTGCCCGGAGGGCTACCTAATCTCCGAAGATGGTCAGATTTGTCGCTATACTCTGGATGCCGATTTGGAGAAGAATGGAGACTTGG TTCCTTGCGATGTGGACGCCAACTGCCATATCAATGCCACTTGTGTCTGGTACGAGCACGAGCTGCGCCACATCTGCACCTGCAACGCCGGCTTCAGCGGCGACGGCTACGCCTGTGAGCCCATCGACGACTCCTGCGCTATT AAACCCGAAATCTGCGACGCCCATGCCACGTGCAACTACAACGACCAACAGGGCAAGTCCGAGTGCGTGTGCGAGCGCCGCTACGAGGGCGATGGATACCGCTGCCAGCTGGCGCCGGAGTGCGAGTCCGCGGAGCACTGCGGGGAGAACGCCTTCTGTGACTCGGGCGTTTGCCAGTGCCAGGAGGACTACGAGCGGGATGTGAGCGACAGGTGTGTGCCGGCCGGCCGTTGCGGGGCCGTCTTCTGTGGGTCCAACGCCATCTGCAAATGGGACTCGGTGCAGAGCGTCCAGTACTGCGACTGCCTCGAGGGCTATCAGGGGGACGCACTGGCGGGGTGCCTGAGCAAACCCACGCCCTGCAATGTGAGGAACACCTGCGGCATCCATGCCACCTGCGAGCCAACCGA GGATCCTGCGAATTATGAGTGCCAGTGCATCGCCGGCTACCACGGCGACGGCTACGTGTGCATCGAGGAGCAGAACTGCCTCAACAACCCCACGCTCTGCGACATGAACGCCAAGTGCCACTCGACCAACTCTGGCCTGGTCTGCGCGTGCAATCAAG GTTTCTATGGAAACGGCTCCACCTGCTTCGAGCGCCAGCAGCATGACTCGGACTTCCTCATCGTCAGCCAGGGAGTGGTCATTGTCCGAGTACCTCTCAACGGACGAAATGTCCTGCCCATATCGGTGGCCTCGATGGCAATCGGCCTGGACAAGGACTGCGTGGAGGGTCGCGTCTACTGGGGCGACATCTCGGCCAAGAAGATTGTGAGTGCCAAGTACGATGGCACCGACgcccgtcccttcattaccactG ATATCGAGTCTCCTGAGGGCATTGCCATAGATGTCATTTCTCGTCGCCTATACTGGACTGACTCCGTAAAGGACACCATTGAGGTGGCCAGCCTGGACGATCCCACGCTGCGTGCGGTGGTTATCAACAAGCAGCTGGTGAATCCCCGCGGCATTGCCGTGGATCCCTACAGAGA GAAACTCTTCTGGTCGGACTGGGACCGCTCCTCGCCCAAGATTGAGTTCTCGGACTTGGACGGCACTGGgcgggagctgctgctgggccacGATGCTGTCACCCTGCCGAATTCTCTGGTAGTGCTGGAGAACACGGGCGAGCTGTGCTACGCCGATGCCGGAAGCAAGAAAGTGGAGTGCATCCATCCCCAGAACCGCGAGACCCGCACCATCTCCAACGAGCTGTCCTATCCGTTTGGCCTCACCTTCACCCATGATCAGTTTTACTGGACCGACTGGACTAC CAAAAAACTGGAGAGCGTGGATGCCCTGGGTACCCGCCAGAAGCCAATACAGACCCCGTTCTTTGGCAGCCACAAGATGTACGGCATGACGGTCGTGGAGCAGAACTGTCCGCAGTACCAGAGCCCCTGCCAGATCAACAACGGCGGCTGCACAGACGCCCGGCTCTGTCTGGTGAACCGCAAGGCTCCTTCGGGCAAGAGCTGCAAGTGCACCAGCGCCTCCACCGGCTGCAGTCTGCAGCCATCGCCCTATCCCGGCTACTAA
- the LOC4804235 gene encoding cell growth-regulating nucleolar protein, with protein MVFFTCNICGESVKKPSVEKHYQTRCRGNEKNVSCMDCLKDFYGEEYVAHTKCISEAQKYANQSQSFVVKESRNKNAQKQESWMDIIRAILDSSEYNLTPALRTAFQRLQSVDNVPRKRAKFENFVGNCMRMPRQQATQVWDILEKELNKMKEAKQEQLAQAKAAREAAQNGKAEKKDEKEQLETDAPPKKKSKVAAEAEAEVEAAPEESENTNRNDFDWTTQLSKIVSKQADGIYLEKLKKKLLKKYSKHVSVEELSEKQAKKFHKRFDKQLKLCATLRLDGDLVKSC; from the coding sequence ATGGTATTCTTCACGTGCAACATATGCGGCGAGTCCGTGAAGAAGCCATCGGTGGAGAAGCACTACCAGACTCGGTGCCGCGGAAACGAGAAGAACGTTTCCTGCATGGACTGCCTTAAAGACTTTTACGGCGAGGAGTACGTTGCCCACACGAAGTGCATCTCAGAGGCCCAGAAGTATGCCAACCAAAGTCAGAGCTTTGTGGTCAAGGAGTCGCGGAACAAGAATGCCCAAAAGCAGGAGAGCTGGATGGACATCATTCGCGCCATACTCGACAGCAGCGAATACAACCTGACGCCGGCCCTGCGCACGGCCTTCCAGCGGCTGCAGAGCGTCGACAATGTTCCCCGGAAGAGGGCCAAGTTCGAAAACTTTGTGGGCAACTGCATGCGCATGCCCCGACAGCAGGCGACCCAGGTGTGGGACATACTCGAGAAGGAGCTCAACAAGATGAAGGAGGccaagcaggagcagctggcCCAGGCCAAAGCAGCCAGGGAGGCGGCTCAGAATGGCAAGGCCGAAAAGAAGGACGAAAAGGAGCAGCTAGAGACGGACGCTCCTCCCAAGAAAAAGTCAAAGGTggcagctgaagctgaagcagaaGTAGAAGCCGCTCCTGAGGAATCCGAAAACACCAACAGAAACGATTTTGATTGGACCACGCAATTGTCGAAGATCGTGTCCAAGCAAGCGGACGGCATCTATCTGGAGAAGCTGAAAAAGAAGCTGCTGAAAAAGTACTCCAAGCACGTCTCGGTCGAGGAGCTGAGCGAAAAGCAGGCGAAGAAGTTTCACAAACGGTTCGACAAGCAACTGAAACTGTGTGCGACGCTGCGGCTAGATGGGGACCTGGTCAAGTCGTGCTAG